In the genome of Cryptomeria japonica chromosome 8, Sugi_1.0, whole genome shotgun sequence, one region contains:
- the LOC131072424 gene encoding probable histone chaperone ASF1A, whose translation MSAVNVTNVTVLDNPAAFLNPFQFEISYECLIPLKDDLEWKLTYVGSAEDEKYDQVLESVLVGPVNVGNYRFVFQADPADPSKIPEEDIIGVTVLLLTCSYMGQEFIRVGYYVNNDYVDEQLREEPPQKVLLDKIQRNILADKPRVTKFPILFHSTADEQSALSSEALLAPDACLLGNDNSLSASDLMEEVLPEGIAI comes from the exons ATGAGTGCAGTAAATGTAACGAATGTGACGGTGCTGGACAATCCTGCAGCGTTTCTCAACCCCTTCCAGTTCGAGATTTCATATGAGTGCCTTATTCCTCTCAAAGATG ACTTGGAGTGGAAATTGACATATGTGGGGTCCGCAGAAGATGAGAAATATGATCAAGTGCTTGAAAGTGTGCTAGTTGGCCCTGTTAATGTTGGTAACTATCGTTTTGTTTTCCAG GCTGACCCAGCTGATCCTTCCAAGATTCCCGAAGAGGATATTATTGGTGTCACTGTACTATTATTGACATGTTCTTATATGGGGCAAGAGTTCATCAGAGTTGGATACTATGTGAACAATGATTATGTTGATGAGCAATTGAGAGAGGAGCCTCCACAAAAAGTGCTTCTTGATAAAATACAGAGGAACATCTTGGCTGATAAGCCCAGGGTTACTAAGTTTCCAATTCTTTTCCATTCTACTGCAGATGAACAATCTGCTCTTTCATCTGAGGCTCTTCTAGCTCCTGATGCCTGTCTTCTAGGTAATGATAACAGTCTTTCCGCCTCTGATTTAATGGAAGAGGTGCTACCAGAGGGAATTGCAATTTGA